The sequence below is a genomic window from Pseudomonas marvdashtae.
CAGCCTACCTTTTGCTACTCAGTCACGATGAACGGTAAATCAGGCTTGCGCTAATGTATCCGGGCTCCATGTGAGCGCGGGTACGCGCTCGGCCCTTGATGAGTATTCGCTCCTGCCTGTCCTTAAAAGCGCTTCAGCTTCGAAAGCTTCTTTGCTTATCAGGTTCTCAGCCAGGATATTTGCCGTTTATCGCCATCACTTACTGACGTCGCAAAAGCCGGTGGTAAAACTGGATCACGCAGTGAAATGCCCGTTGTAGGTGCCACCTTTGGTCAACAGCGCCCAGACGATCCTGGCCATTTTATTAGCCAGAGCACAGGCAACTTTGTTGATTGGTTTTCGGGCCAAAAGGTTTCTAGCCCAGACGCCGAGCGCATCGTTTCGTTTATCGATTCGGTAAAGCAGGGTTTGGGCGCCCTGCATCAACAAGGTTCGCAAATACCGATCCCCACGCTTGCTAATACCCAGTAACGTGGTTTGCCCCCCAGTCGAGTATTGCCGCGGCACTAACCCCAGGGAGGCCGAAAAGTCTCGGGACGATTTGTACATCGAAGCATCCCCGACATCGGCCACCAACGCGCTAGCGATGAGGGGGCCGATGCCGGGGACGCTCTGTAATCTTTTGCCGGCGTCACTCCTGTTTACCTGCTGCTTGATCTCGGTATCCAGCGCTTTGATTTCGCTGGTCAATTGACGAATGTCATCAAGCATCCGATTAATAGCCTGCCTCAGGCGCAGAGGTAGATTGTGTTCTTCCATCAATGTAGGAACCCGATCCAGCGCGGCATAGCCGGCGGGAAAGATAACGCCAAACTCCAATAAGAACCCGTGCACCTGG
It includes:
- a CDS encoding IS110 family transposase, which codes for QGHMVLRKKLNRSQLLPWLAQIPPCKVAMESCGGSQFLAREITKLGHQVQLIAPQHVKAYVTGNKNDFIDAEAICEAASRPRTRSVQVKSVDQQVLSTVHKLRKSLVSRRTGVINQVHGFLLEFGVIFPAGYAALDRVPTLMEEHNLPLRLRQAINRMLDDIRQLTSEIKALDTEIKQQVNRSDAGKRLQSVPGIGPLIASALVADVGDASMYKSSRDFSASLGLVPRQYSTGGQTTLLGISKRGDRYLRTLLMQGAQTLLYRIDKRNDALGVWARNLLARKPINKVACALANKMARIVWALLTKGGTYNGHFTA